The following coding sequences lie in one Flavobacterium sediminis genomic window:
- a CDS encoding tetratricopeptide repeat protein — MKQFRKIALFIGIIGFVLPALAQDNPDDIAMVNDELENNFYEAVKQRAIENYDKAITAIEKCIDSDPDNAALYYELGKNNLDLKKYAEAEIAFQKAVDLNPNERWYWNGLYDVYYTTKEYPKSITIVKKLIEFDENMKEDLVSLYVYTGQHEEALKLLEDMQKTSVLSQTMEFYKRKLTEESAQNDGSLESKLRKAIAENPKNEQSYLDLMLYYSQMNQEEKAIEVAKQLAKEIPDSEWAQISLFKFYLNENDGEKAADSMLKVLKSKEIDIKLKHRLLNEFLIFSANATQYDVQLDQAVDLLSEDKTINVSKEVAKFYFNKKNYEKTSLFLEKALMHDPNDWESISLLLDNLANAKNYEALAVKAEIFIDTFPAQPKLYYYAGLAHFNLGEYKQAIDFLKNGLEFVVDDPDQEFYFNYLLGESYRELGDEKQSKQYLSKAESLKSQK; from the coding sequence GTGAAACAATTTAGAAAAATAGCGCTTTTTATTGGAATTATCGGTTTTGTCCTGCCAGCTTTGGCACAAGATAATCCTGATGATATTGCTATGGTCAATGACGAATTAGAAAATAATTTTTATGAAGCAGTAAAGCAGCGAGCCATAGAAAATTATGACAAAGCAATTACTGCTATTGAAAAATGTATCGATTCTGATCCTGATAATGCAGCATTATATTATGAATTAGGTAAAAACAATCTGGATTTAAAAAAATATGCTGAAGCTGAAATAGCCTTTCAAAAAGCAGTTGATCTCAACCCTAATGAACGTTGGTACTGGAACGGTCTGTATGATGTATATTATACAACAAAAGAATATCCGAAATCAATTACCATTGTAAAAAAACTCATTGAATTTGATGAGAATATGAAAGAAGATCTGGTGTCTCTTTATGTATATACCGGTCAGCATGAAGAAGCTTTAAAGCTGTTGGAAGATATGCAAAAGACTTCGGTTCTGAGTCAGACTATGGAATTCTATAAACGAAAACTAACAGAAGAGTCAGCGCAGAATGACGGATCTTTAGAATCAAAGCTAAGAAAAGCTATTGCGGAAAATCCGAAAAACGAACAATCTTATTTAGACCTCATGCTTTACTATTCACAAATGAATCAGGAAGAAAAGGCAATTGAAGTGGCCAAACAGTTGGCAAAAGAAATTCCCGATTCGGAATGGGCACAAATAAGTTTGTTTAAATTTTATCTAAATGAGAATGACGGTGAAAAAGCCGCCGATTCCATGCTAAAGGTTTTAAAAAGCAAAGAGATAGATATCAAGTTAAAACACAGATTGTTAAATGAGTTTTTAATCTTCTCTGCCAATGCAACGCAATACGATGTCCAACTAGATCAAGCAGTCGATTTACTCTCAGAAGATAAAACCATTAATGTTTCAAAAGAAGTAGCCAAATTTTATTTCAACAAAAAGAATTACGAGAAAACCTCATTGTTTCTGGAAAAAGCATTAATGCACGATCCGAATGACTGGGAAAGTATTTCACTGTTACTGGACAATTTAGCAAATGCAAAGAATTATGAAGCATTAGCGGTTAAAGCAGAAATTTTTATTGACACCTTTCCGGCACAGCCAAAATTGTATTATTATGCCGGCTTGGCTCATTTTAATTTAGGAGAATACAAGCAAGCGATTGATTTTTTAAAAAATGGCTTAGAATTTGTAGTAGATGATCCGGATCAGGAATTTTATTTTAATTACTTATTAGGCGAGTCTTACCGGGAATTGGGAGACGAGAAACAAAGTAAACAGTATCTTTCCAAAGCCGAGAGTTTAAAAAGTCAAAAATGA
- a CDS encoding DUF4292 domain-containing protein: MMIKKIIWVFALISLLVSCKAKKAVAESAAEEDLAASKVIQQHYALPSDFKTINIRANAKYRDDKQSQSVSADIRIKKDQVIWVNVKFIGIPMAKALITPTEVQYFEKINGTYFKGDFQLLSNWLGTDLDFKKLQNLFLGKAIDDLTKAKYIAQIQDNLYKLSEKKQEDIEKEFYFEAANFLVKKETILQKSKNRALTVEYPSHSKTGSLFLPNEIAIAAQQDEIINIDLTYKNVTFDEDLNFPFSIPNGYERVTINN, translated from the coding sequence ATGATGATTAAAAAAATAATATGGGTTTTTGCCCTGATAAGCCTATTAGTTTCCTGTAAAGCTAAAAAAGCAGTTGCCGAATCGGCGGCTGAAGAAGACTTGGCAGCTTCTAAAGTGATTCAGCAACATTATGCATTGCCTTCCGATTTTAAAACAATAAATATCAGAGCCAATGCAAAATATCGTGACGATAAACAATCGCAAAGTGTTTCAGCGGACATCCGGATTAAAAAAGATCAGGTAATATGGGTTAATGTAAAATTTATCGGTATCCCAATGGCAAAAGCATTAATCACACCGACAGAAGTGCAATATTTTGAAAAAATAAACGGAACCTATTTTAAAGGAGATTTTCAATTGCTCAGCAACTGGTTGGGAACGGATCTGGATTTCAAAAAATTGCAAAACCTATTTTTAGGGAAAGCTATTGACGATTTAACAAAAGCGAAATATATTGCTCAGATTCAGGATAATTTATACAAACTTTCAGAAAAGAAGCAAGAGGATATTGAAAAGGAATTTTACTTTGAAGCCGCTAATTTCTTAGTAAAGAAAGAAACCATCCTTCAAAAAAGTAAAAACAGAGCCTTAACGGTGGAATATCCGTCACATAGTAAGACCGGAAGCCTTTTTCTACCCAATGAAATCGCTATTGCTGCCCAACAGGATGAGATTATAAATATTGATTTAACCTATAAGAATGTTACCTTTGACGAAGATTTGAATTTTCCCTTCTCCATCCCTAACGGATATGAACGAGTAACGATAAACAATTAG
- a CDS encoding murein hydrolase activator EnvC family protein, translating into MNRILALLVFFYSIVTFAQSKEQKQLEQQKIQIQKEIAAFKELLQTEKKKEKSVLSQIEEQKARIRLSEKLISTTARQKRLLEDDIYLTQLEINKLNRELKVLKEDYAKMIVKSYKSRNEKSRIMFILSSDSFLQAYKRIQYMKQYANFRKMQGDEIIEKQEKLAEAKQKLESSKKQKEKVLAESEAEKAELEKQKKEQEKLAKDLQKNKKKYAAEISKKEKEKKAIDAKIKKLIAEAIAAANKKTAAKTGVKNTGGSSKFILTPEGKIVSDNFKANKGRLPWPVEKGYIQLRYGNYQDPIHKNVTHLNSGIEIAALPGSTARAVFDGEVLQVQVVQGTKKAVFIRHGDFITIYQNLDSVNVSVGDKVSIKQTIGHIVTDSSGKAVIKFLVLQNTTTLNPEQWLSNL; encoded by the coding sequence ATGAACCGTATTTTAGCGCTTTTAGTATTTTTCTATTCCATCGTTACTTTTGCCCAGTCAAAAGAACAAAAACAATTAGAGCAGCAAAAGATTCAGATTCAAAAAGAGATCGCGGCTTTTAAAGAACTGTTGCAAACGGAAAAGAAAAAAGAAAAATCGGTTTTAAGTCAAATTGAAGAACAAAAAGCACGAATTCGATTAAGTGAAAAACTTATCAGTACCACAGCCAGACAAAAAAGATTGCTCGAAGATGATATTTATCTGACGCAACTTGAGATCAATAAGCTGAACAGAGAATTAAAGGTTTTAAAGGAAGACTACGCTAAGATGATCGTTAAATCGTATAAAAGCAGAAACGAAAAAAGCCGGATTATGTTCATTCTGTCCTCTGATAGCTTTTTACAAGCCTATAAGCGTATTCAATATATGAAGCAATATGCTAACTTTAGAAAAATGCAGGGAGATGAAATTATAGAAAAACAAGAAAAGTTAGCAGAGGCAAAACAAAAATTGGAAAGCAGTAAAAAGCAGAAAGAAAAAGTTTTGGCAGAAAGTGAAGCAGAAAAAGCCGAACTGGAGAAACAAAAGAAAGAACAGGAAAAATTAGCCAAAGACCTTCAGAAAAACAAGAAAAAATACGCTGCCGAAATTTCAAAAAAGGAAAAAGAGAAAAAAGCGATAGATGCTAAAATTAAGAAACTGATCGCAGAAGCCATTGCAGCAGCCAACAAAAAAACGGCTGCAAAAACCGGAGTTAAAAATACAGGAGGAAGCAGTAAATTCATTTTAACGCCGGAAGGGAAAATAGTTTCAGACAATTTTAAAGCAAATAAAGGAAGACTGCCATGGCCGGTTGAAAAAGGATACATCCAATTGCGTTACGGAAATTATCAGGATCCTATTCATAAAAATGTAACACACTTAAACAGTGGAATTGAAATAGCTGCTTTGCCGGGTTCAACAGCCCGAGCCGTTTTTGATGGCGAAGTATTACAGGTTCAGGTGGTTCAGGGAACCAAAAAAGCGGTGTTTATCCGTCACGGAGATTTTATTACGATCTATCAAAACCTCGACAGTGTAAACGTATCAGTAGGAGATAAGGTAAGTATCAAACAAACCATAGGGCATATAGTAACCGATTCCAGTGGAAAAGCAGTGATTAAATTTTTAGTTCTGCAAAATACAACCACATTAAACCCTGAGCAGTGGCTCTCTAATTTGTAA